Proteins encoded within one genomic window of Triticum aestivum cultivar Chinese Spring chromosome 2D, IWGSC CS RefSeq v2.1, whole genome shotgun sequence:
- the LOC123050037 gene encoding uncharacterized protein, producing MAPELSSIARMLRGEAGNGRGGAAKPSEMVTMDLLGGCGGDAGVESEVVDLEAKVPAGWERRLDLLSGKTFLTPHRHQATQDGHQDLNLPPTASTAAAVTSTSAAFCTLDMVRYALERATAVRSATSPDTSSSSLASTSSSSSSLGKRSRSPPSNTASPAANPAMRACACPSCFTYVLIAEADPWCPRCASKVPPLPSKPAAHSSGKKPRIDLNADADETE from the exons ATGGCGCCGGAGCTGAGCTCCATCGCGAGGATGCTCCGCGGCGAGGCGGGGAATGGTAGGGGCGGCGCCGCGAAGCCGTCCGAGATGGTGACCATGGATCTGCTCGGCGGGTGCGGCGGCGACGCCGGCGTGGAGAGCGAGGTCGTCGACCTGGAGGCCAAGGTGCCCGCCGGCTGGGAGAGACGGCTCGACCTGCTG TCCGGCAAGACGTTCTTGACTCCTCATCGCCACCAGGCCACCCAAGACGGCCACCAGGACCTCAACCTGCCTCCCACggcatccaccgccgccgccgtcaccagcACCTCCGCTGCGTTCTGCACCCTCGACATGGTCCGCTACGCCCTAGAGCGCGCCACCGCCGTGCGGTCCGCCACCTCGCCGGACACGTCCTCCTCCTCGTTGGCGTCCACCTCATCCTCGTCCTCCTCGCTGGGAAAGCGCAGCCGCTCGCCGCCTTCAAACACGGCGTCGCCCGCCGCGAACCCGGCCATGCGCGCGTGTGCGTGCCCGTCCTGCTTCACGTACGTGCTCATTGCCGAGGCCGACCCCTGGTGCCCGCGGTGCGCGTCGAAGGTGCCGCCGCTCCCCAGTAAGCCCGCTGCCCACAGCAGCGGGAAGAAGCCTAGGATTGACCTGAATGCTGACGCCGATGAGACCGAGTGA